A region of the Pseudorasbora parva isolate DD20220531a chromosome 18, ASM2467924v1, whole genome shotgun sequence genome:
gtaaatttgttccatttctgtataggcgacaaaacttttgtcttgccaaaatttgacctttctgtcttgattaaatgataaatatttttttctatgaaaattattaatttcagtgcattaaacatcatttgggagggttttagcttttcatatgagctatttctaacaccaattaattaattaaaagtcaggttaatatcaggtatttctagaaaatagataagcgacaagacttttgtcagggactgtattctGTGACAACTTATTTAcattatgtaatgttttttttttttaagttgtgtACATTTTGGGACTTGTTATCGGAAAAAGAAAAAGGTTCTATCTACAAAGTCAAACTCTGACTTGGCTCTATAAGGTTCTATCTGCGTGAGCCAATCAGCACTTCGAATGCACAGAAGAGGACCAATCAGGATCAACTTTATATCCagggtgagaactaaacaaatatttaattactacattagtaatttctcactagaaaggacatcagaagtggaaaatattggtaaaatcgtacatttacacacaaactgaccagaaAACGCGACTTTCAGACGCCATCTTTTTTCCCAGCACAACTGTCCCAGAATacaaagcacaggattgtgggatatcaaaggcagcgacggatacatgtatgctgccttcaaaactcGATCAGATGAAAGTCtttcaggagacaggaagtgaagctaacattagattcggacgtggcttaatgccttcctgccttgaaatgtgtcctccgaaggcagcattttccaggtttcggacgcagccaataTCTGTGAAGATTATGGCATGCAacgcaaattttttgagaaaccTCAAGATcgacaattttattttcattttttaaagtcttaaaatgtctgtttttaCTATATTAAGACTTAAAGGTCAAATAGTCAACAGTTTAAATGATAGGGTTTAATTACAACAATAAATGTTAGCATGTTATTTCAGCTGTAATGATGTCTAGAGAGAAAGCCATTTTACCTGGCCCACTGTAGGTGGAATAAAATCCTGCTCAGATGTATTACAGTTGTCTAAACAAAAGAAAGATTGACAATTTCTGCAATAATATCTGGACTATGCGCTGGACAAAATATTTTGACCTACCTTGCTTAATTTGAAATGTCCTAAATACATGGAAGTgctaaaaatatgaaataaatgtcATAGAAAGGATAAAACTGTACTTTCTAACATGTTAAGACATTGTTACaacattaattttatatttaatgttaattaaatcaTGTTTTGGCAGATAGAACCTTATAATTCTTAgcgaaaaatgtgtttttagaaTTAGAAGGTTCTATCTGCATTTGACCCATTCCAAAAATCCCCATTTACAATTTTGAGAGGATTTTGATATTGTATATTTAGAATACATTTAGGGTCCCTcttattttcatgtttgaaagaaaCTTGTTCCCCGTATACATTTTCCTATATGTAATGCAAAAACTTTGAAGCTCAATTTCTCAAAACTACTCAGAACGCAGATAGAACCTTATAATTCCAAGGGGACGAAGTGTATATTCGGCAGTCTGGAGTATATATCcagtatataagtatatatccagtctggagccctgcgcttAGATAAACACGGaagcgactgaacgcagctgtgGGTAGGCCTATGTAGcctatacaaaaaaaatatagatactTGGTGCTAGAGTATCGATAACGTCTCGTCGGCATATcgatttttttttgtcccacCCCTAATAACTATGGTCtctttgaaacatctgtgtatttgacaaatattgcatttatttcactCCATCTTTGATAAACTATTCAAACAGCACAAGCATCCCTataggaagcagaaagtgtcggACTTCATGTTTCGGTTTTTGGCTCCTTGCCGGAAAATTCATGTCGGGTGGCCatgattattttcctgtttggaTAAGTTCAAATCTGTCATGGATGTTTGCAGCTCAATCTGACAACGGATAGACCGGATAATAGCAGTAATTTTAATGTGAGCTTATACAGGCACATCTGCTTCATAATACGACATAAAAAGCTATCTTTGTGGCCAAATGTGTTACTCTGGCCTTGTGGTGGCTTGGACTGCCAATGGGAATAAGATATTCATATTTAGACGTTGGTCAGATGTCCAGATATTGGATATGTATCTGATTTAAAAACACATCTGGGAGTGGCTCAAAATGgatgcaaaatatatatatatttgcgtTTATATGCATGCAACAAATTTTGATCTGGGTTAGATGTGAGGAAaacaaatctgatttttttgtgcCAGTGTAAACGCAGAGCTGTGGGTGCCAGAGATGGATAAACTCTACAGGTCCAGAGGAGAATCAAAGgtaatcaattaaactaaaaaGGGAGGAGCCACCTTCACTCAATGCTGTACAAAATGGCCAAGCCAAGCactggtgtgtgttgtggcatTTGTGTCAAAGTTTGCTATGATGGAGTTTCTGAAAGGTGTCTTAGTGGTGGTTGTGATTGTTGCATTTGATCTGCCTAATGCATGGGGAAGTTTGAGATACAGTCAAAGTCCAAGAAGCATGGGGCCGAAATCAGATCCAGCTTCCAGAAGTCCTGCCCTTTCTCCTCCAGGGCTCCGGAACACTTTGCAAGTGTCTTCTCAGTTTCAGAGTCCTTTGGGTTCTTCCTCCGGAGGCCTTGCACAGGAGCCTTTTGGCCTTCAGGAGAAGCAGCTGTTGCAGGGTCCAGTGAAGCCTTTGGATTGGAAGTATCCCATTGTTCCCGAGGTGCAGAGCGAGTTGGCGGTGAACTTCCAGTTGAGGCAACCCGTGACTCCCAGCAGCGTAGCGGTTCAATGCGGAGAGAACCGGGTTCTTGTAGAGGTCCAGCAGGACTTGTTTAGCAATGGTCATTTGATCCAGCCAACTGGCCTGTCTTTAGGCGGCTGTCCTGTTGTTGGTCAGGACTCTCAGTCTAAGGTGCTCATCTTTGAGTATGAGTTACAGGACTGCAACAGCGTGCAGATGGTAAGTACTCCTGAATCTGTTTATTCTAGTTGAGGATATCCAAAGTCCTCAAGGAGTGTCAGTTCACATGGCTGTTGTATTTGCAATGCCAGGGCAGCTGGTATAAAcctttcttaaaggggtggttcacCCAATCATCTTAGTGAGGAACAGTTGTTTTAACTACTTCAATCTCTTCCAGATGAATGAGGATGAGCTTGTCTACACCTTCTCTCTTACCTACACCCCTGAGGCTCTTGCAGGTACTCCGATTACCCGGGTCGAGGGTGCAGTTGTTGGTGTTCAATGCCACTATCAAAGGTAAGTGGTCTGTGACTTTCACTTCCTCTCGCTCAACGGGGAGCCCATTTAATGGGTCCTTTAATGAACCACAGGCTTCAGAATGTAAGCAGTGATGCCTTGAGGCCAACATGGGTCCCTTATGCCTCAACGGAGGTTGGTGACGAAGTCTTGGTGTTCTCCCTGAAGCTTATGATGGGTTGGTACAGGTTTTTGATAAACAAGAATaaggatttattttttattttttctaaaaTGTTCCCTCTTTCTCTGCAGATGATTGGTCCAGTCAGAGACCTTCATCCCTCTATTTCCTGGGTGGCATTATTAACATTGAGGCATCTGTGAAGCAGTA
Encoded here:
- the LOC137046323 gene encoding zona pellucida sperm-binding protein 3-like, with protein sequence MGPKSDPASRSPALSPPGLRNTLQVSSQFQSPLGSSSGGLAQEPFGLQEKQLLQGPVKPLDWKYPIVPEVQSELAVNFQLRQPVTPSSVAVQCGENRVLVEVQQDLFSNGHLIQPTGLSLGGCPVVGQDSQSKVLIFEYELQDCNSVQMMNEDELVYTFSLTYTPEALAGTPITRVEGAVVGVQCHYQRLQNVSSDALRPTWVPYASTEVGDEVLVFSLKLMMDDWSSQRPSSLYFLGGIINIEASVKQYNHVPLRVFVDSCVATQGPDVNSLPRYSFIENHGCFVDAKATASSSRFMPRSQVDKVQIQLEAFVFQESSSPSIYITCVVKATIASAPSDAQHKSCSFANGWFAADGNDQVCGCCDSTCGPDGGTAASPYGGVQWEGKATLGPVVVQGQKKVPQ